Proteins encoded in a region of the Sporocytophaga myxococcoides DSM 11118 genome:
- a CDS encoding sialate O-acetylesterase gives MRNTLLVLFLLTIAPLAIAQIRLPAVFTSNMVIQRNNEIPFWGWAGPTQDIQIQLSWDTTIVQTKVSNTSLWKATIKTPSAGGPHTITIKAGSEKKIIENVMSGDVWLCSGQSNMEWNMNLSADGKPYLDKQNDPQIRLFQVPRSAASTPQIKGEGNWNLCNGEPLRWFSAVAYYFGKTLNTELKVPIGLIHSSWGGTPAEVWVPNGIIEADSLLKAAADKQCEIDRPWCPSASGMAYNSMIAPLIPFKLSGIIWYQGESNVEHPYSYKLLMEKLILNWRKNFQSELPFYYVQIAPYNGYGDNLNGVLLREQQSKLLEVPKTGMVIISDVVENVNDIHPPYKKPVGERLAYLALEDTYHIKTKSAKSPSYKSMKIANGKIQLTFDNASKGLTTKAGKELNGFIIAGSDKQFYPAKAVIKDNTVTIYSPKVPKPVAARFEWTNDALPNLFNKDGLPVSSFRTDEWGIETNQ, from the coding sequence ATGCGAAACACCTTACTAGTCTTATTCTTATTGACCATTGCTCCTTTAGCAATAGCTCAGATTCGTCTTCCGGCTGTATTCACTTCAAACATGGTAATTCAGCGAAACAACGAGATACCTTTCTGGGGATGGGCAGGACCAACACAGGATATCCAAATTCAGTTAAGTTGGGATACAACAATAGTTCAAACCAAAGTTTCCAATACATCTTTGTGGAAAGCGACAATAAAAACTCCTTCAGCTGGCGGACCTCATACAATTACGATCAAGGCTGGCAGTGAGAAGAAGATAATTGAGAATGTAATGTCAGGAGATGTATGGTTATGCTCCGGTCAATCCAATATGGAATGGAACATGAATCTTTCTGCCGATGGAAAGCCATATTTAGATAAGCAAAATGATCCTCAGATAAGATTATTCCAGGTACCAAGATCAGCTGCTTCTACGCCTCAGATTAAAGGCGAAGGCAATTGGAATCTTTGTAATGGAGAACCACTGAGATGGTTTAGTGCAGTTGCATACTATTTTGGAAAGACTCTTAATACTGAACTAAAAGTACCCATAGGCCTTATTCATTCAAGTTGGGGAGGAACACCAGCTGAAGTATGGGTTCCCAATGGCATTATAGAAGCAGATTCCCTTCTTAAAGCGGCGGCAGACAAACAATGTGAAATCGACCGACCATGGTGCCCTTCCGCTTCGGGAATGGCTTATAACTCAATGATAGCTCCACTAATTCCATTTAAGCTATCAGGTATTATTTGGTATCAGGGTGAATCAAATGTAGAACACCCATACTCATACAAACTACTGATGGAAAAATTAATATTAAACTGGAGAAAAAATTTTCAATCAGAGCTGCCCTTTTACTATGTCCAGATAGCTCCTTACAATGGATATGGTGATAATCTGAATGGTGTATTGCTTCGAGAACAACAATCTAAGCTCTTGGAGGTGCCTAAAACTGGTATGGTCATAATTTCGGACGTAGTTGAAAATGTCAACGATATTCACCCGCCATACAAAAAACCTGTAGGTGAAAGATTAGCTTACCTGGCACTTGAAGATACATATCATATCAAGACAAAATCAGCAAAAAGTCCCTCTTACAAAAGCATGAAAATTGCAAATGGGAAAATACAACTTACATTTGATAATGCATCTAAAGGGCTTACAACCAAAGCAGGCAAAGAACTCAATGGTTTTATTATTGCAGGCAGTGACAAACAATTTTATCCTGCAAAAGCTGTAATTAAAGATAATACAGTCACCATATATTCTCCCAAAGTACCGAAACCAGTAGCTGCGAGATTTGAGTGGACAAATGATGCACTACCAAACCTTTTTAACAAAGATGGATTACCTGTTTCTTCCTTCAGAACAGATGAATGGGGAATTGAAACAAATCAATAA
- a CDS encoding polyprenyl synthetase family protein: protein MAVSIKEIQAPIEDEIKDFEKKFRDSMKSNVVLLDRIMTYIVKRKGKQLRPMFVFLMAKTCGGISESTYRGAALIELLHTATLVHDDVVDDANYRRGFFSINALWKNKIAVLVGDYLLSKGLLLSLQNDDFSILKIVSNAVKEMSEGELLQIEKARNLDITEEVYFEIIRQKTASLIASCCAVGAASSGIDTGAIENARLFGEKVGMAFQIKDDLFDYNTEAVIGKPIGIDIKERKMTLPLIFALNKASWWEKRKIINIVKNQNDNPKKVAEVIQFVKNSGGIAYATEIMNSYMNQANSILETFPSSPYKQSLLQLVKYTIERDK from the coding sequence ATGGCTGTCAGTATTAAAGAAATACAAGCTCCGATTGAAGACGAAATAAAGGATTTTGAAAAGAAATTCAGAGATTCTATGAAAAGCAATGTAGTGTTGCTCGACAGAATCATGACTTATATCGTTAAAAGAAAGGGGAAACAACTTAGGCCGATGTTTGTATTTCTAATGGCCAAAACATGTGGAGGAATAAGTGAATCTACCTATAGGGGTGCAGCACTAATTGAACTGCTCCATACTGCCACACTTGTTCATGACGACGTGGTGGACGATGCTAACTATAGACGCGGATTCTTTTCCATAAATGCCCTTTGGAAAAACAAAATAGCAGTTCTCGTCGGTGACTACCTGCTTTCCAAAGGACTGCTCCTCTCTCTTCAGAATGATGATTTCAGCATACTTAAAATAGTTTCCAATGCAGTAAAGGAAATGAGTGAAGGTGAGTTGCTTCAAATAGAAAAAGCAAGAAATCTTGACATTACAGAAGAAGTATACTTTGAAATTATCCGTCAGAAAACTGCATCTCTTATAGCTTCCTGTTGTGCTGTTGGCGCCGCCTCTTCTGGTATAGATACAGGTGCTATAGAAAATGCCAGACTTTTTGGAGAAAAAGTTGGAATGGCATTTCAGATAAAAGACGATCTCTTTGACTATAATACCGAAGCTGTTATAGGTAAACCTATAGGCATTGATATAAAAGAAAGAAAAATGACCCTTCCTCTCATCTTTGCTCTCAACAAAGCCAGCTGGTGGGAAAAAAGGAAAATCATTAACATCGTTAAAAATCAAAACGATAATCCTAAAAAAGTTGCTGAAGTAATTCAATTTGTGAAAAATTCCGGAGGTATTGCCTATGCCACGGAAATTATGAATTCTTATATGAATCAGGCAAACTCCATCCTAGAGACATTTCCTTCCTCTCCTTACAAACAATCCCTTCTACAGTTGGTTAAATATACAATAGAGAGAGACAAATAA